tgacattctgtagttttgtctcatattcatcttttaatcatatttgcaaatgtcttgactccacagccaacagagcaattttgtcttcactgtttcattattttggagggcactgtatatataaggGCTGTTAATAACGCGTTAaggcaaattcattttaacggcactaattttattaacgcgCCATTAATGCTGCACGCATTTTTCTGTTTAACCCGTGCTCAGTTTCTGTTCAGCGAGCAGCggagaggagcagcgctttcagttaaacagatattatgttgcttctgtAATTTTACATCcaagtatagccgaaatcacagcacaactattgtctttatcttttgtgtatttggtttCATCAGACGACAGTCATTTCATCAGTAATGGTAACctggtatttatttttcatgtgtctaacagacatgaacaagttctttgaaaaacatatatgacctttgaaacatgtctactCTTCATGCTCCATGTTGAcatggtttcaataataataaacatacatttgcataaaacatccatatttgtccatgacCATGTtaattagagtattaaaaacttgaaaagtattaattgaaGGTAcatttactacaaataaaaatgtgcgattaatcgCGAGTTAACTCGTGAAAATcatgtgattaattgcgattaaatattttaatggatTGACAACATTTCTgtccccctcacttctgaaatgatggcTACGCACCTGTATATTGTATACACGTGCGTATATACTGTCTATACAGCTAAGCACTCcttaaatgtatgtaatttatGGGAAAATGTTTATGCAATTTAGCTTATTGGGTTCATATTCTGGTTGCATTTGCTTGCTGGTATATAATATGCATCAtcaaatcttttatttaaaaataaaactgtagttTACAGCAGAAATGGCGACAAACGATCGTGACTCCTGGCACGAACTCTGGCAGctgatacataaaaatgtataatattaataacaataataataaataacacacCTGTGGGAACTTcgccttaatattttaaaacacaatcGCTCTCCACTGAGAACAGTGTAGTTTTTACCGAGCCAACAGCAGAAACGGCGAGAAAAACCGTGGCAGCTGCCATGGCATCTGGGGATGCCACCGGAAGTGGCGCTACGACCTGCCACTGCCAGGGAGAGGGCCAGCCCCTGCAGCAGCTCTGACCTCTCATCACATATCCTATTGGGCAACACCCTACATGTGCGCAAATACTTAATTTTATTGAATTCCAGGGTATtgataaatgaaatcaactCTAAATTTGCAATTCCAACTGTATAAATGTCTCAATTTGCAATCTACTGTCTTGAGCCAGTGTGCTAATCACCAATACAGCACGAGCGAGTGTTGGACACgttgtcaaataaatgttcttttcgTTTTCTAATGTACCACACAATTATGGGTGCAAATATTAgataaattatttcaatttttttaatgttttgacaCGTCAGAATCGGTGCAGTATAATGTTTTACTTATAATACAAACGGCTAGTACAAAATCAATGCGATCTCACAGTTCAGTGCCACGCCAGACCTACAGCAGGCGATGCAGTTAGCATTCTAGCCGCAGCCACCCACACAGCAAGACACCCATAAGCCAGCGTGCTTTCTGAGTGGACACCTCTGAGAAAAGTGAGGAAATCACAGCACTCTCCATCAGTTGTGACCGATAGCTTCACTGACGCGCTGCCAGAAAACACTGCAAGTTAGCGAACATGCTAATTTAAGTCACTTTGCACCACGACTCACcttttaaaaaccattacatCCTGGAACTTTGATTTTTTATGATACAACACCTCCTCCACTTGAAGACTCATCGCTTGACCAGGCCATAATGTGCATGTTTCGGTGAACCACCCGTCTTTAATGTTGTCCATTGCCGGGGATTTGAATGTAAGCAGCGGTGGCTTGTAGTAGTCTGATCAAACCAGTCCACTGCAAGGAGTTACTGGAGATCTTGAGCGCCGACTGACACGTTGGGCGTTCTCTGCACCGCAACCGAACCCAAGAAACAAGAGCCGACCAATGGGAGCTGGCTGACGTCATCAACTGGCGCGAGGACGGGGCATGTCTGTGCAAGCATGGTTGGTTTTGTGCCGGTGAGGATGAGCCCACGTGAAAATAGAGGGCTGTGTTCGAAATGGCATACTTGATTACTGCCCAGTATATACTacctactattttttttaaagaatagtgtgtgaaacagtatacaataagcaacaaatgtttcagagtagtatgcttaattgtcacatgacaaacacaaacattaattcagcACAGCTGTCAAGGTTGTTACCTTACAAACAAATGTGCCAACTATTCTTTTTACAAAGGCTTGTTAAGAAGGCTTCATATTAGTAAACGATGCTATATTGCCCAATTGAACTCATTTCATAATTGAAGAACTTTACGTAGGTTATTGGACTGAACTGAATGAGCTGTCTTTAACTGATCTGTCTTTAATGATAATTTTGGCAGTTACAGTAACTGGAAAAAGTTATATATtagttacactaagtgcaaataatgataaattctgtttacactaaaatagcagcattttctTTAGCAACGGGTGTGTAAATAGTAGTTAAGTAGCTGATATGTATACTTCAgtactgtagtacattataaaacagtatgcaataacatattgagtgtaattatcatacattttatttgatgagACCCACTTTATTGGGACAAAAACCTACCTTCAGCTAAGCACACTGTATTATTAATGAGGCGTTTAATTTCCactttcaaatatttacttaattttatattgaaaataaatgcctttctgatctGGCATGTGATGGGAAAATGAGTTGCAGGAGTTTGACAAAAAGCGGAATCGAACTCGGTCGGATCGCTCGCATCAGCAGCACACATCTCGCGTCTTGTACTCACTGCTCCACTGATACTACAGAAACGCACGTGTCTTTTGCAGCGCTGTTTATCGCAGCCAGgcgttggtgggcggagttaatgtaaatagcctctgctaACAAATTGGGCTATTTGTCCTTAGAGTAAATACACTCGTTTCTTTTGCTTGACAGCGGAATTTAATTCCGTTTGCTTAATTgaaatatgaattttatttatatattatattactgcaatattaatattattatttaatatctttgaaacaatgtataaagcgctatagagATAAAGGTGACGTCATTTGTCTTGATCGGAAAAGTGCCGTAGAGATTAAAGTACAATTTATGTCCTACTAATGATATTGTTTTTAGATGCACAGCGATAGTTTgtagtttacatgtatatacgtATAAGTGTAACATTTATAATTGCTATTCCCCGCCTCCGGTTCACTCACGTGTTTGAAGGCGAAAGGTCACATGGAGCGCGTTGCGTTCTGGGAAACAGTATCCCATGCAGCGTCTTCAGATGCATACATTAAATTTCAGCAAATGTAGCAGGTAATCCGGGCATttcatgcatacagaaaattcacATACTATTCACACAGCAGCATACTGCAATATAGTAGGAGTTGTATGATAGTATGCCATTCGGAACAAAGCTTCTGTTCTGATTTCAGTGtacttgagttatatttagcagATTCTGGCAAATatagtaggtcatccgggtattccatgcatacagaaaatgtgCATACTATGGATGCAGCATACTGGATGctgcagaaatagtaagagtagtatgATAGTACGGCATTTCGAACACAGCCAAGGTCTAATGTTAGCTTTATGGGCGTGAGTGAGTGGGAACGCCAGGTGTGCTctggtttgtttatatatataccaCAAGTTCAATTTGTCTTTTtctcgtatttattttttgttccatgtaacatttaaaatgacagcTGGAGTTGTGGCACTTTCCATTAATAGGGTACAAAACAGACcatgaaactttaaaaataGTAGCTTCCagctgttttacttttatttttcaaaattttccacataataaaaaaacatgctaaggtaaatcataattttgaaatgaaaatcaacaaaatgtcaaaattgtgACACAAATCATATGACATATGccaagtcataattatgagaaaaagtTGAAATCGACATAAAAGTCTAAATTATTACATAAGTCATAATTCTAATGAAAAAGTCAAATTTTGTGTCACAATTTTTGATTTTccaaagcatgatttttttcttaagtGGAGGAAATAGGGTTCTATGGGGGGAAAGGAGATGATATTTGGAAAATGTTGATTATCAACCTCTGAAAACCAaactaagttttattttttatcatcaaTGGGGAGTGCCATTTTTGAGAATTGTTGGGGGGAAAAATCATGGGAATTATGTATCTAATCCTGCACAAATGTAATTGAACACCAAAGTATACCATATTTGTGGAAAGTGCCATGAGCACATGACACAAGCTCTTATTTTCAGTTTGAATACAGTTTACATAACATTTTCCCATGAAGACAGAAAATTCAAACTAAAAAATTATACTGGTTATTCCACATTGTACTGAATGAACGAATCATCCACAAGGCACACTTGACAATATAGGCAGCTTTTGATACAGTGCAGACAAAACATTAGCCATTATACTAAACTGTCCAACTGACTGAACATGAAAAGCTGttcatttgtatttaatattcaCAGAACACAGAATATTAATACTTACACAATCATGCACACTATTGGAAATACAACACAGTAGACATtagaaacattattaaaatataaaatatatatgtaaacatcaatgattataatcatgtttttaaaagatgctACTGATCATTCTTTTAGCTGTCTCCCAATAAATTCAGATCAACACAACCTAATCATTAGGATTGGGATTGGCATCTAGATACTGGGAAAGATCAAAGGTCAGCACCTTACTGATGACACAATCTCCTTgctgtgaataaatgaaaagattcaattatatattaaaagtcAACATAATACAAGCACAGTGTACAATAATGATGTAATGATAGGTTGGGAtgggttttattttaatagaacTCTTGCATGTGTCAGCTACTTTTGTTATGTTAAGGTTTATATGGCCCATCGCTGAAACACAAACCTCAGGGTAAACTCCTATGAGTGAGTCAGCTTTTGTGTAGAACTCCTCTTTCAGAGAGATAACAATTGCCTGGAAATTCTGGACTGACTGGTCCTTTATGTAGTTAGCCACCTGCAAAGTAAAAgttaaatacatatttcataTCGACGCCATTCAGTTCAGTTGTAAGCACACATGTACATTTGGAAGAGCCCTTCCTACAAGCTCACACACCTTGCCTATGTTGGTGTTATCCAGTGCAGCATCAATCTCATCTAGGACAAAGAAAGGTGCAGGCTTGTAGCTATAAGGGAAAAGCGATGCGATTTTTAAATTAGAGGGAAAAACATACAAGTTCACTTTGAAAGTTTTTGCAGATCTTTGTTGCACCTGTGAATTGCAAAAAGAAGAGCTAAAGCTGCCACCGTTTTCTCTCCTCCAGACAGGTTGTCCATGGGCCTGAATCTCTTTCCTGGAGCCACACAGTTGTAGTTGATTCCATCTAAGTATGGTTCTTCTGGGTTCTCTGGCCCCAGGAATGCCTGAGAGGATAAAAGTATTGTAAAAATTCTACTTGTGTTATTGAAGGATTTTCTCTTGTAAAGAGAGAGTGATTTCAGAGTTCAGAGTGTTTTTATTAACCTGTGCACTGGTGTTACGTGACAGTGCTTTGTAGATCTCATCAATGTTGGTGGCAACAGACTCGAAACAAGCATTGAAACGGTCAAACCGCTCCTTCTTGATCTGCTCAAACGCCTGTTTGGCTTTCTTTGCTCTTTTCCGAGCAGCTTCAAACTCTGTAAGGCACATCAACATCTGTATTTGTTAACAGAAACATCTCAGCTGAATTTCATGaatacataagaaaaaaaagtagataTTGTAGCTATTGGTTATTAATTATGCTAGTGGTTCTCAACCTAAGTGGCATCAGGGGACCGCAAAATGGTTTacaattatttcaaattaaaaaaaggaaagaaaaataagCGGACatcatatttcttattttaatttgctCCTAGTCATGAGTCTAGCTTTTGTGATTCTTCCCACCCACCACCAGAGGGCTCCCTGACCTGAGTATTGACTTTATCACCCCTGACTCCATCTTCCATAATCCCCATTTCTGAGCATTTGATTGTTTCTGTTGCCTTGCCTGTGTAGGACCCTGGATTGTTTACCTTTTTTGATCCTTTGCTGCCTGCCTATTGTTTCTGCCTCATTTGCCTggactttatttctgtttttcaacTACGACTCTGTTTTGCCTTGGCCACTGATATTGCTGTTTGAGTTTATCTATTTGTTGTTGCTTTTtgatattgtttaattatgttaataaattgtacagcactttggtacaacacttgttgtttttaaatgtgctttataaataaatgcaaacttgAACTTATTCCTGCTGTTGATTTTAATAGACGCAAATGGATCCCATCTCCTCTGAATCTTCGTTACACTCCCTAAAAGATTTCAATGGTTTtggaaaacatgcatgtataaGGAAATGTGACTTTTCAAGACCTGGAATagtcatgaaaatgaataaaatcttaaaaaggGAAAATTGTGGTAAAAATTTAGTAAAAACGTAAACCTGTAATCATAACCAAATcataaaaagtgtttaatttaattttttattataatttaccaatttattttaaaaaaattatgaaaatgtattatacttTTTGTAATATTGTCACTCCAAGTTTCTGTAAAtcaaaattgtgtcattaaagCACATAACAGaagtatcaaaaatatcttacatGGGGGACCTCTGATTATTGTTTTGGTCAGTGGGGGGCCATGGAGTCAAAAGGGCTGTAAACCACTAATTTACACTCAGTGTGTCCCTGGTAGACCTACTCAGGTCAAGATTAGCTACTGTACAAGCAGATGAGCCTGGACTTTTGGGCTCACCATCACTGGTCTCCTGGAACTTGTCTCTAACACTCTCGAGTTTCTCCATGGCCTTCATATTGGGAGCGCTGATTCTCTGCAGGATGCTCTGCTGCTCGTTCAGCCTCTGCTGTAGGGTGTTCATCTCTGCCTTGATCTCTTCTTCTGACAAAGAATCCTATAGAAAGGTTTTACATCACTTTTTTATAGATCCAAGTTGCTTGTTAAACaacaaatttgaaatatttcatcATTTAAAATTACCTTGAGGTCCTCATTCAAGTTGCTGTAGTCAATCTCTATGAGGGCCTCTTTGGCATGAACAGAGCTTGATGCCTTCGCACTGCTGATCGAATCCTCAACTTGCGAACTTCCCTATGTAGACAGATCCGTATGTATGTCTGTGCTTACAAAAGCAGTATGTGTGATTGTGTAGGAATATATGTTCAGAAAAGTGTACCTCTCCCTGGCTGATGTCATCCATTGTCCCTGATTTGAGGGGCAGTTTGATGTCCTGCATCTTGCAGGCTTGCAACAAGTTGTGTCTGTCACTGCGTTTCTGTTCCAGTTTGGTTTCAATGGCAGTTACTTCCTTCTGCAGCTGAGTCAGCTCTCTAATATTACATGCATATGACAGAATCCCACAATACTGTTTTATAacaactgtaatttaatttaatttgagaaCATGTAAAGAATTGAgagaacaaaatattaatgttctCACTTGTTGGCAGATCCTAGTTTCTTGCGGATCTCCTCCATCTCTCGGTTCTTGTCATTTACCTCTCCCTTCTTGGTAAGATGCTGGTTCTTCAGGTCCTGTAGCTGTGCCATTGTCTCATCAATGATCTTCATGTGCCTGTGTTCCTCCTGAGATGGTATGGTGGGGGAACAATATGAGTTACTGTTTAGTTTTTCACACTTAAAGATTCCACTGATATATGCTTTGCTTGTCAAGACCTTTTACTCCTCCTCTATTCTTTGTCACCTTTTTAAGTCTTTCAATCTCATTCTCATCCTTTTTTACAGTCTGCTCCCACATCGTCACTTTCTCCTGGTCTTCCTTCAACTGGTTCTTCTCATAATCAAGCTGGATGGCCAGACGTGTCTTCTGTGTCTCAAACTCCAGTCTAGAATTGCAGTATAATACAAGCTCGATCATGGCAGTCCACCTAGCAGTTGGTAACTTGTATACTGTCCTTaagagttttaccgttttttgGCAATCTCATTTTGCCTCTTTACTTTTTCCTCTTCAAACTCTCTGATATTTCGCACACCGATCTCTAGGCAGAATTCAACAAAGACCTCATCCTCCACCTATGAATGAccgtaataaataataattattagagCATCAAACTTCTTTGAcagcattttaaatgtcttaattttctCCAGAGCTCTTACTAGGTTCATGCGGTCTCTTAACTCTGTAATGTCCCTCTCTCGTGATTGGATGATTCGTTTGATGTCATTGATTCGTGGGCAAAAATTTGCCAGCTCACTCTCCAACTTTGATTTCTCCTACAAAGACaacaatgtattttgaaaaatgcattgtaaCACCAGTGACTTCATTAGAAACCAcctgtatttttttatcttgTAAAAGTTTAGGGTTATGATGATTTTgatgtcttgtcttgtcttgacTGAGGCGTTGTTTCTCAGGTGTACCTGCATGTTCAGTGAGAGGTGGCGGGTTTTTGTCTGTTCCAGATCACTCTGAGAGTATTTCAGTCTCATCTGCAGCCCGTGAGCCTGAGACTGGACCTGCCTGAGCTCTGCCTCCTTTCTCTTTGCCTTCATTTGTTCCTGAGGAGATAACCATTAGATGTAAAACCagcttggtaaaaaaaaaaaaaaagcccgtCATGTGATTTTACTTCCACATAATACTTAGGCCTAccataattcattcatttgtgaAATTAAAGCATGTCACAATTGATACCGTGTCAATGGATCAAGATTATTTGATCTAATTGTGATTATCTGCACAAACACTGCACAAAGTGTTTGAGACCAcactgaaaatgttatttttcatttaaattaaaatacacaatTATTTCCAGTTGTAGGATTTCAAAACATTCTGagcaaattatataaattacattgattattattacaaataaatggttattattattattattattattattatatactggCCATTGCTGGGTTTGAGTGAagtggaaaacatttttttttaaatgttttgtatatatttacaaaattattttatttagaaaataattttcatgtttaaaaaagtgtttcgtcatttattaatgtttatttatattttaattagtttaatttgaatatatttcaaatgttttctgttttgaaaattgttttatttataaaatgatttgtattttgtatatttatgttttaaaattttatagaATTTGTATTTCATGCTCATGAGAGCCCTAAATTATGGTAAATTTTCCAGCTGTGTGCGAAGTTTCTCTGTAGTTCTTTTGTATGTCACCTTCAATTCCTCTGTtagtttctctttcttttctttaagtTTGTCCACAGCTTTCTCGTCCCACCGCCGAGCCTTTGCTTTCAGGTCACTAGCTCCACCAGAGATCACACCTGACTTTTGGAAGAGAGTTCCATCCAAGGCCACGGTCTGTAAAGGAACAAGACAGAATAGAAGATGAATAGTTTATCTTTTGATATGTGCTTTACATACAACTTATATGACATATTTAAACCTTATGCCGGTATGGTCCTCCAAAGGCGATCCTGCGAGCGTCCTCCACATTCTCACACACTAAAGCATTGCCGCAGGCATACTGAAGGGCTTTCTTTATATGTGGCGGCTCATAGCGGATCACATCGATCACTAGTTTTGCCCCCCTAAGCTCTCTCAGTTTCTCATCTGTGGGTTTCACCTTGAGGGAGAGAAACACAAGTCCAGTGAAATACACGGTTCAGCCTTCAAGATGGAAAATTCAGAGCTCAACTCATGaattgtttattaaaatcagTCTGTACCTCCAAATAGTCAAGAGGCAGAAAGGTCTCTGGTTCTCCTCTTTGCTCTTTAATGTACTGGATGCAATCTCTGCCGGTTTTCTCAGAGTCCACAATAATGGCGTCCATGTTTTTTCCCAGGACTTTGGTCACTGCAATCTGGTACTTCTTCTGGGTGGGCTGGCATAAGTCGATCAGTCTGCCGTACTTTTTGGATTTAAACATGAAGGTTTAAAAGGTATTTTATgtggaaataaagaaaaaaatcagtgaAAGCTTCTGTTGCAAGCTTAAACTGAAAATGTGTCTATACACACAGCAACTCACCACTGAGCCAGGGTAAAGCCGTTTAATGCTCTCCATAATTTCAGCTTTGCGCTGCTGACGGCTGTTCTCCTGCCTGTCAATACGAGCATCTCCAAGTTGCTCCATCACCTGTGACCAGAATCATCTCAGCAGTGAAATCACAGTCTTGGTCAAATGATGCACCTAAGTGTCTGAGTAAATGTGTTCATTTTTGTACTTGGTTTAACTCCATGTTTATCTCATCAATCCTTCTTTTGGCCAGCTCCACTTCCTCAGTCAGTTCCTCTTCCATACGCCTCTGTTCATCCAGAGACTGCCTGTTGAGAGGAACACATCAAAGTTTGCCATAACATGAAACCGAAGGGtgaagaaaagtaaaataaagaaaCTGGTCACTTGAGGCTGTGCTTTACAGTTAGGTatgatgcataattacatgtgtatatgtaatataatctgTTTTTCATGTGATACATTGATGcattatattatgaaatatttcaatttccaatattaaaatgttttaaatatttaaaatgcaattaattcctgtgatggcaaaggtgaattttcagcagccattactgcagtcttcagtgtcacatgatccttcagaaatcattctaatatgctgatttgctgctcaagaaacatatcttattattaatgctgaaaactgcttaatattttcaagCAATCGAATGCATCCCTTTTGAATAAAAGATTTTCCTTTCAAAAATAATCATATGTATCATATTAATTACTGTATATGTTTTCCACATATTgtatacatatgtgaccctggaccacaaaaccagtcataagtgtcaatttttcaaaatt
This sequence is a window from Onychostoma macrolepis isolate SWU-2019 chromosome 23, ASM1243209v1, whole genome shotgun sequence. Protein-coding genes within it:
- the smc1a gene encoding structural maintenance of chromosomes protein 1A isoform X3, with translation MLKSSSSEYRINSKVVGLSDYSEELEKLGILIKARNFLVFQGAVESIAMKNPKERTTLFEEISRSGELAQEYDRRKKEMVKAEEDTQFNYHRKKNIAAERKEAKQEKEEAERYQRLKDEVVRAHVQLQLFKLYHNEAEIEKLNRELSQRNREIEKDRKKMDHVEEELKEKKKELGRMMREQQNVEKEIKEKDAELNQKRPQYIKAKENTAHKIKKLEVARKSLQNAQKMYKKRKADIEELDREQGAVEMARQEFEERMEEEAQSQGQDLTLEENQVKQYHRLKEEASKRAATLAQELEKFNRDQKADQDRLDLEERKKIETEAKIKQKIREIEENQKRIEKLEDYIATSRQSLDEQRRMEEELTEEVELAKRRIDEINMELNQVMEQLGDARIDRQENSRQQRKAEIMESIKRLYPGSVYGRLIDLCQPTQKKYQIAVTKVLGKNMDAIIVDSEKTGRDCIQYIKEQRGEPETFLPLDYLEVKPTDEKLRELRGAKLVIDVIRYEPPHIKKALQYACGNALVCENVEDARRIAFGGPYRHKTVALDGTLFQKSGVISGGASDLKAKARRWDEKAVDKLKEKKEKLTEELKEQMKAKRKEAELRQVQSQAHGLQMRLKYSQSDLEQTKTRHLSLNMQEKSKLESELANFCPRINDIKRIIQSRERDITELRDRMNLVEDEVFVEFCLEIGVRNIREFEEEKVKRQNEIAKKRLEFETQKTRLAIQLDYEKNQLKEDQEKVTMWEQTVKKDENEIERLKKEEHRHMKIIDETMAQLQDLKNQHLTKKGEVNDKNREMEEIRKKLGSANKELTQLQKEVTAIETKLEQKRSDRHNLLQACKMQDIKLPLKSGTMDDISQGEGSSQVEDSISSAKASSSVHAKEALIEIDYSNLNEDLKDSLSEEEIKAEMNTLQQRLNEQQSILQRISAPNMKAMEKLESVRDKFQETSDEFEAARKRAKKAKQAFEQIKKERFDRFNACFESVATNIDEIYKALSRNTSAQAFLGPENPEEPYLDGINYNCVAPGKRFRPMDNLSGGEKTVAALALLFAIHSYKPAPFFVLDEIDAALDNTNIGKVANYIKDQSVQNFQAIVISLKEEFYTKADSLIGVYPEQGDCVISKVLTFDLSQYLDANPNPND
- the smc1a gene encoding structural maintenance of chromosomes protein 1A isoform X4, whose translation is MKNPKERTTLFEEISRSGELAQEYDRRKKEMVKAEEDTQFNYHRKKNIAAERKEAKQEKEEAERYQRLKDEVVRAHVQLQLFKLYHNEAEIEKLNRELSQRNREIEKDRKKMDHVEEELKEKKKELGRMMREQQNVEKEIKEKDAELNQKRPQYIKAKENTAHKIKKLEVARKSLQNAQKMYKKRKADIEELDREQGAVEMARQEFEERMEEEAQSQGQDLTLEENQVKQYHRLKEEASKRAATLAQELEKFNRDQKADQDRLDLEERKKIETEAKIKQKIREIEENQKRIEKLEDYIATSRQSLDEQRRMEEELTEEVELAKRRIDEINMELNQVMEQLGDARIDRQENSRQQRKAEIMESIKRLYPGSVYGRLIDLCQPTQKKYQIAVTKVLGKNMDAIIVDSEKTGRDCIQYIKEQRGEPETFLPLDYLEVKPTDEKLRELRGAKLVIDVIRYEPPHIKKALQYACGNALVCENVEDARRIAFGGPYRHKTVALDGTLFQKSGVISGGASDLKAKARRWDEKAVDKLKEKKEKLTEELKEQMKAKRKEAELRQVQSQAHGLQMRLKYSQSDLEQTKTRHLSLNMQEKSKLESELANFCPRINDIKRIIQSRERDITELRDRMNLVEDEVFVEFCLEIGVRNIREFEEEKVKRQNEIAKKRLEFETQKTRLAIQLDYEKNQLKEDQEKVTMWEQTVKKDENEIERLKKEEHRHMKIIDETMAQLQDLKNQHLTKKGEVNDKNREMEEIRKKLGSANKELTQLQKEVTAIETKLEQKRSDRHNLLQACKMQDIKLPLKSGTMDDISQGEGSSQVEDSISSAKASSSVHAKEALIEIDYSNLNEDLKDSLSEEEIKAEMNTLQQRLNEQQSILQRISAPNMKAMEKLESVRDKFQETSDEFEAARKRAKKAKQAFEQIKKERFDRFNACFESVATNIDEIYKALSRNTSAQAFLGPENPEEPYLDGINYNCVAPGKRFRPMDNLSGGEKTVAALALLFAIHSYKPAPFFVLDEIDAALDNTNIGKVANYIKDQSVQNFQAIVISLKEEFYTKADSLIGVYPEQGDCVISKVLTFDLSQYLDANPNPND
- the smc1a gene encoding structural maintenance of chromosomes protein 1A isoform X1: MGYLKLIEIENFKSYKGRQIIGPFHKFTAIIGPNGSGKSNLMDAISFVLAEKTSNLRVKTLKDLIHGAPVGKPAANRAFVSMVYCEDNGDECTFTRVIIGSSSEYRINSKVVGLSDYSEELEKLGILIKARNFLVFQGAVESIAMKNPKERTTLFEEISRSGELAQEYDRRKKEMVKAEEDTQFNYHRKKNIAAERKEAKQEKEEAERYQRLKDEVVRAHVQLQLFKLYHNEAEIEKLNRELSQRNREIEKDRKKMDHVEEELKEKKKELGRMMREQQNVEKEIKEKDAELNQKRPQYIKAKENTAHKIKKLEVARKSLQNAQKMYKKRKADIEELDREQGAVEMARQEFEERMEEEAQSQGQDLTLEENQVKQYHRLKEEASKRAATLAQELEKFNRDQKADQDRLDLEERKKIETEAKIKQKIREIEENQKRIEKLEDYIATSRQSLDEQRRMEEELTEEVELAKRRIDEINMELNQVMEQLGDARIDRQENSRQQRKAEIMESIKRLYPGSVYGRLIDLCQPTQKKYQIAVTKVLGKNMDAIIVDSEKTGRDCIQYIKEQRGEPETFLPLDYLEVKPTDEKLRELRGAKLVIDVIRYEPPHIKKALQYACGNALVCENVEDARRIAFGGPYRHKTVALDGTLFQKSGVISGGASDLKAKARRWDEKAVDKLKEKKEKLTEELKEQMKAKRKEAELRQVQSQAHGLQMRLKYSQSDLEQTKTRHLSLNMQEKSKLESELANFCPRINDIKRIIQSRERDITELRDRMNLVEDEVFVEFCLEIGVRNIREFEEEKVKRQNEIAKKRLEFETQKTRLAIQLDYEKNQLKEDQEKVTMWEQTVKKDENEIERLKKEEHRHMKIIDETMAQLQDLKNQHLTKKGEVNDKNREMEEIRKKLGSANKELTQLQKEVTAIETKLEQKRSDRHNLLQACKMQDIKLPLKSGTMDDISQGEGSSQVEDSISSAKASSSVHAKEALIEIDYSNLNEDLKDSLSEEEIKAEMNTLQQRLNEQQSILQRISAPNMKAMEKLESVRDKFQETSDEFEAARKRAKKAKQAFEQIKKERFDRFNACFESVATNIDEIYKALSRNTSAQAFLGPENPEEPYLDGINYNCVAPGKRFRPMDNLSGGEKTVAALALLFAIHSYKPAPFFVLDEIDAALDNTNIGKVANYIKDQSVQNFQAIVISLKEEFYTKADSLIGVYPEQGDCVISKVLTFDLSQYLDANPNPND